The Nostoc sp. 'Lobaria pulmonaria (5183) cyanobiont' genome window below encodes:
- the pstA gene encoding phosphate ABC transporter permease PstA: MATSYQQDDSLDSAAEFTDNVESRETLGKVFEVLFLLGLLIGLFILALLLFDIFRDGLGRFLSPGFLTETPSRFPDQGGIRPAIISSVLLGSVVILVTVPIGVGAALYLEEYAPKAWWTAIIEINISNLAGVPSIVYGLLGLGVFNYLLGFGPALISGALTLSLLSLPVIIVTAREAIRAVPDSLRNASYGLGVTKWRTISNHVIPYAVPGILTGVIISVSRAIGDAASLIVVGAVGFLTFNPGLFQRFMALPIQIYSYITRPEPGFASAAAATIIALLVLILLLNGVAIYIRQRFSIR, from the coding sequence ATGGCTACAAGTTATCAACAAGATGATTCTCTAGATTCTGCGGCAGAATTTACCGATAATGTTGAGAGTAGGGAAACATTAGGAAAAGTATTTGAAGTACTTTTTTTGTTAGGATTGCTGATTGGTTTATTTATCCTAGCCTTGCTACTTTTTGATATTTTTAGAGACGGATTAGGCAGATTTTTATCACCCGGCTTTCTCACGGAAACTCCTTCTCGTTTTCCTGACCAAGGTGGTATTCGTCCTGCAATTATCAGCAGTGTTCTTTTAGGATCTGTTGTGATTTTAGTGACTGTACCAATTGGTGTCGGAGCAGCTTTATATCTAGAAGAGTATGCACCTAAAGCTTGGTGGACAGCGATTATTGAGATTAATATCAGTAATCTTGCAGGTGTGCCTTCTATTGTCTATGGATTGCTGGGTTTAGGGGTTTTCAATTATTTGCTTGGGTTTGGCCCCGCTTTGATTTCTGGGGCATTGACTTTATCTTTATTGTCTTTACCAGTAATTATTGTGACAGCTAGAGAAGCAATTCGCGCTGTCCCAGATTCCCTGAGAAATGCTTCTTACGGATTAGGTGTCACAAAATGGCGAACTATCAGCAATCATGTCATACCCTATGCTGTTCCTGGTATTTTGACGGGGGTGATTATCTCTGTATCGCGCGCTATTGGTGATGCAGCCTCTCTAATTGTTGTAGGTGCTGTGGGTTTTCTCACCTTTAACCCTGGTTTGTTTCAGAGATTTATGGCATTGCCCATTCAAATTTACAGTTACATAACTCGTCCTGAACCAGGTTTTGCTAGTGCAGCAGCAGCCACAATTATTGCGTTGTTAGTCTTGATTTTACTTTTAAATGGTGTAGCGATTTATATTAGGCAACGCTTCTCAATACGTTAG
- a CDS encoding single-stranded-DNA-specific exonuclease RecJ, with the protein MLDRPVSELSKPSRRLPDQRWQIYPQKPEFAQKLAVLTNISPIISQLLINRGMETPEQVQAFLEPESLVLPSPLEDFPDLAISLELLQNAIASQTKIAICGDYDADGMTSTALLLRSLRTLGAQVDYAIPSRMHEGYGINKRIVEEFHSEGVGLILTVDNGISAFEPVARARELGLAVIITDHHDIPQKLPPANAILNPKLIAESSPYRGVAGVGVAYILAVSLAQQLGETKGLIQPMLALFTLGTIADLAPLTGVNRRWVKRGLQHLPKSHLAGVQALIQVAGVQVRGEGAREAGEAGEKKFNIPNSSNPKSLKPEDIGFRLGPRINAIGRIGNPQTVIELLTTDDMGLALERAMQCEQINASRQLMCEQIEQEAIAYVETQFVASLQQDRVLIVVQPNWHHGVIGIVASRLVERYGVPVFIGTYEDEQHIRGSARSIPEFHVFEALEYCHDLLGKFGGHKAAGGFSLPAQNLQVLRSRLIEFANQCLKPQHLKPLLKIDAEINLNHLNQQLYQQLNALHPCGMDNPDPVFWTSNVQVVEQKIVGKGHIKLTVAQTIDNQEYRIKAIAWRWGDYFRLPSRVDIAYKLRENYFNGNTSIELELIGVRLPIQLQQFFGSPPIQSSTTFEYNQRQYTCGFYKNGIKAELRIRNSEGKVLAMQPGHIIGLLGTNRQNAKEVDISQPQYDNIIQAALQALSVLSAEL; encoded by the coding sequence GTGCTAGACCGACCTGTATCTGAACTATCAAAACCTAGCAGGCGCTTACCTGATCAGCGCTGGCAAATTTATCCGCAGAAACCAGAATTTGCCCAAAAGCTGGCGGTTTTGACAAATATTTCGCCTATTATCAGTCAGTTGCTGATTAATCGGGGTATGGAAACACCAGAACAGGTACAAGCATTTTTAGAGCCAGAGTCTTTAGTTTTGCCTTCGCCGTTAGAAGATTTCCCAGATTTGGCGATTAGTTTGGAGTTGTTGCAAAATGCGATCGCTTCTCAAACAAAAATTGCTATTTGTGGTGATTACGATGCTGATGGAATGACCAGCACTGCTCTACTTTTGCGTAGTCTCCGCACTTTAGGCGCACAAGTAGATTATGCTATTCCCAGCCGGATGCACGAAGGTTATGGTATTAATAAACGCATAGTTGAAGAATTTCACAGCGAAGGTGTGGGATTAATTCTCACTGTAGATAATGGTATCTCTGCGTTTGAACCAGTTGCGAGAGCTAGAGAACTTGGTCTTGCAGTTATTATCACCGATCACCACGATATCCCCCAAAAATTACCGCCAGCTAACGCTATCCTCAACCCTAAGCTAATAGCCGAATCGTCACCCTATCGGGGTGTTGCAGGTGTTGGTGTTGCCTATATTTTGGCAGTGTCTCTAGCACAACAACTAGGGGAGACTAAGGGCTTGATCCAGCCGATGCTAGCACTTTTTACATTGGGAACGATCGCAGATTTAGCCCCCTTAACTGGCGTAAATCGCCGCTGGGTGAAACGTGGTTTACAGCATTTACCCAAATCCCATTTAGCTGGGGTGCAGGCCTTAATTCAGGTAGCTGGGGTGCAGGTGAGGGGAGAGGGAGCAAGGGAAGCAGGGGAAGCAGGGGAGAAAAAATTCAATATTCCTAACTCCTCAAATCCCAAATCGCTCAAGCCTGAAGATATTGGGTTTCGCTTGGGGCCGCGAATTAATGCTATTGGTCGGATTGGTAATCCCCAGACTGTCATTGAATTGCTGACTACAGATGATATGGGGTTGGCGCTGGAAAGAGCAATGCAGTGTGAACAAATCAACGCCTCTCGCCAGCTAATGTGTGAGCAAATAGAACAAGAAGCGATCGCTTATGTAGAGACACAATTTGTTGCATCTCTACAACAAGACCGTGTATTAATTGTTGTGCAACCCAATTGGCATCACGGCGTTATTGGTATCGTCGCCTCCCGCTTGGTAGAACGCTACGGTGTTCCCGTGTTCATAGGAACTTATGAGGATGAACAACACATACGCGGTTCAGCACGCTCAATTCCAGAATTTCATGTATTTGAAGCTTTGGAATATTGTCACGATTTACTAGGCAAATTTGGCGGACACAAAGCAGCCGGAGGATTCTCTTTACCAGCACAAAATTTACAGGTGTTGCGATCGCGTTTGATTGAATTTGCTAACCAGTGTCTTAAACCCCAACATCTCAAACCTCTGCTCAAAATTGATGCCGAAATCAACCTCAATCATCTCAATCAGCAGCTTTATCAACAGCTTAATGCTCTACACCCCTGCGGTATGGACAACCCCGATCCAGTTTTCTGGACATCTAATGTCCAAGTGGTTGAGCAAAAAATCGTTGGTAAGGGTCACATTAAACTGACAGTTGCCCAAACTATTGATAATCAGGAGTATAGAATTAAAGCGATCGCCTGGCGTTGGGGCGACTATTTCCGTTTACCATCGCGAGTGGATATCGCTTACAAACTGCGAGAAAATTACTTTAACGGTAACACCAGCATCGAGCTAGAGTTAATCGGTGTTAGACTGCCAATTCAGCTTCAACAATTTTTTGGTTCGCCACCTATCCAGTCAAGCACCACCTTTGAGTACAACCAGCGACAATATACTTGTGGTTTCTATAAAAATGGTATTAAAGCAGAATTAAGAATTAGAAATTCTGAAGGCAAAGTATTAGCCATGCAGCCAGGACATATAATTGGTTTGTTGGGCACTAATCGTCAAAACGCTAAAGAAGTTGATATTTCTCAACCACAGTATGACAATATTATCCAAGCTGCCCTTCAGGCGTTATCAGTACTGAGTGCTGAGTTATGA
- the cysH gene encoding phosphoadenosine phosphosulfate reductase, which translates to MTVSTASRNQAIAFDLEKLNEQFETATPKEILAWSIENIPTELVQTSAFNVDDMIITHILYSELKHPVPVIFLDTLHHFPESLELVAKAIQIYNLDLQTFKTPDVDTREAFEAKYGDKLWDKDIAQFHHITKIEPLLRGLDELNSVAWITGRRRDQAVTRANMPIFELDGKGRLKVNPIATWTRQDSWVYVAEHGVIYNPLHDQGYPSIGDQPITTKVGEGEDERAGRWRGSEKTECGIHI; encoded by the coding sequence ATGACAGTCTCCACAGCATCTAGAAACCAAGCGATCGCTTTTGACTTAGAAAAATTAAATGAGCAATTTGAAACTGCCACTCCCAAAGAAATACTGGCATGGTCTATAGAGAATATCCCAACGGAACTGGTGCAAACAAGTGCCTTTAACGTAGATGACATGATAATTACTCATATTCTTTACAGTGAACTGAAGCATCCCGTTCCTGTGATCTTTCTGGATACCTTGCACCACTTCCCTGAAAGCCTAGAATTAGTAGCCAAAGCCATACAAATCTACAACCTGGATTTGCAAACTTTCAAAACTCCAGATGTAGATACCCGCGAAGCCTTTGAAGCCAAATACGGCGACAAACTTTGGGACAAGGATATTGCCCAATTCCACCACATTACAAAAATTGAACCATTATTACGGGGTTTAGACGAACTCAACAGCGTTGCTTGGATTACCGGACGCCGCCGGGATCAAGCAGTAACCCGTGCGAATATGCCCATATTTGAATTAGACGGTAAAGGTCGGCTGAAAGTAAATCCCATAGCTACCTGGACACGCCAAGACAGCTGGGTTTACGTGGCTGAACACGGAGTCATCTACAACCCCCTCCACGACCAAGGTTATCCCAGCATAGGCGACCAACCCATTACCACCAAAGTAGGTGAAGGCGAAGACGAACGCGCCGGACGCTGGCGGGGAAGTGAAAAAACAGAATGTGGAATTCATATTTAG
- a CDS encoding TetR/AcrR family transcriptional regulator, which yields MSKQINITSGRPRSIHADQAILQATLDLLAEVGYESMSIEAIASRAGVGKTTIYRRYTSKEELVADAIESLRDDLAIPDTSSFWGDMDLLINNAAKKIDSPLGRQTLALIISTASSNPQFAQVYWTKYTKLRREAFSKVLERAKFRGEIHKDADVDLIIDLVSGSLYYALIFKPTTEPVEAYMRRTMNLLLKGIGHGK from the coding sequence ATGAGTAAGCAAATCAACATCACTTCTGGACGCCCACGCAGCATCCATGCCGACCAAGCGATTTTGCAAGCGACCTTAGACTTGCTTGCAGAGGTAGGATATGAAAGCATGAGTATAGAAGCGATCGCTTCTCGTGCTGGAGTTGGTAAAACGACCATCTATCGGCGTTACACTTCCAAAGAAGAACTAGTTGCAGACGCGATAGAAAGTCTCAGAGATGATTTAGCGATCCCCGATACTAGCAGCTTTTGGGGAGACATGGATCTTTTGATTAATAATGCCGCTAAAAAAATAGATAGCCCCCTTGGTCGTCAGACACTTGCGCTAATAATTAGTACAGCATCTAGCAATCCTCAGTTTGCACAGGTTTACTGGACAAAATATACAAAACTCCGACGTGAAGCCTTTTCTAAAGTACTTGAGCGAGCCAAGTTTAGAGGTGAAATACACAAGGATGCAGACGTAGACTTAATTATCGACCTGGTGAGCGGGTCATTATATTATGCACTGATCTTCAAACCCACAACTGAGCCAGTAGAAGCGTATATGCGCCGCACAATGAATCTTCTGCTTAAAGGTATTGGACATGGCAAATAG
- a CDS encoding type II toxin-antitoxin system RelE family toxin, whose translation MAIKFRKKAIKFLEKANPEDVENIREQIKQIVIAVEDQGIIPFTELDIKKIKGDWEGFYRLRIGKNRIIFTVDIDSKDIEIYAIGARGDVYKK comes from the coding sequence ATGGCAATAAAATTTCGCAAAAAAGCGATTAAATTTTTAGAAAAAGCCAATCCTGAAGATGTTGAAAATATTCGGGAGCAAATTAAACAAATTGTTATTGCTGTCGAAGACCAAGGCATTATTCCATTTACAGAACTAGATATCAAAAAGATCAAAGGTGATTGGGAGGGATTTTACAGACTACGTATAGGTAAAAACAGAATTATTTTTACAGTCGATATTGATTCCAAAGACATCGAAATTTACGCTATTGGTGCGAGAGGAGATGTTTATAAAAAATAA
- a CDS encoding DHA2 family efflux MFS transporter permease subunit has protein sequence MATNIKGSSFDEFGYVHGPLKWAIAFTASLGAILEVIDTSIVNVALTDIQASLGATVSEVGWVVTGYGIANVVLIPLSAWLGDYFGRKTYFIFSLIGFTLASVLCGLAFNLPMLVFSRILQGLCGGGLLAKAQAILFETFPPAEQGLAQAVFGVGVIAGPAIGPTLGGFLVDGLGWRWIFFVNIPFGIVAVTMSFMFLPKDKDKSKTKSQTVDWFGIGFLVIAIGCMQTLLEEGEQDDWFSSGFITTLAIASIIGLGLFIWRELKTDHPAVDLRVLRHRSLAAGSVLSAVVGMGLYGTLFAVPIFAQSVLHFTATQTGLLLAPGALASAIVMVLLGKLSSKIDARFLIAIGAVGLSGVMFQLAAITPQTGIDDLFWPLVWRGAVTVLMFLPLSLAVLGPLPKQDISAGSGFYNLTRQLGGSIGIALLTTLLDRREAFHRAILVAKLSPYDPETSQRLDFLNGALQSQGMDATTAQQQALALLSQTVDIQAAVLSYADCFRVVGIGFLCSLPLLLFLGKGGAGAKAPVGH, from the coding sequence ATGGCTACCAACATTAAAGGTTCTAGTTTTGACGAATTTGGTTATGTCCACGGTCCATTGAAGTGGGCGATCGCTTTTACGGCTTCTCTTGGTGCGATACTAGAAGTAATTGATACTAGTATTGTTAACGTTGCCCTGACAGATATACAGGCTAGTTTGGGTGCAACTGTTAGTGAAGTAGGTTGGGTGGTAACTGGATATGGGATCGCAAATGTCGTCTTAATTCCCCTATCTGCATGGCTAGGAGATTACTTTGGACGCAAAACCTACTTTATCTTCTCGTTGATTGGCTTTACCCTGGCCTCGGTTTTATGCGGTTTGGCATTTAATCTGCCGATGCTAGTTTTTTCTCGAATTCTTCAAGGTTTATGTGGTGGTGGGTTGCTAGCGAAAGCCCAAGCGATTTTGTTCGAGACTTTTCCACCTGCTGAACAAGGTTTAGCACAGGCAGTTTTCGGGGTAGGTGTAATTGCTGGCCCAGCCATCGGCCCAACTTTGGGAGGATTTTTGGTAGATGGTTTAGGCTGGCGGTGGATTTTCTTTGTTAATATTCCCTTCGGAATCGTTGCAGTGACGATGTCTTTCATGTTTTTGCCCAAAGACAAAGATAAAAGCAAGACAAAAAGCCAAACGGTCGATTGGTTCGGGATCGGGTTTTTGGTTATTGCTATTGGCTGTATGCAAACTTTGTTAGAGGAGGGAGAGCAAGACGACTGGTTTTCCTCTGGTTTCATCACCACGTTAGCGATCGCTAGTATTATCGGTTTGGGGTTGTTTATTTGGCGAGAACTGAAAACAGATCACCCTGCTGTGGATTTGAGAGTTTTGCGTCACCGTTCTTTAGCTGCGGGAAGCGTTCTCTCAGCAGTGGTGGGTATGGGGCTTTATGGCACACTCTTTGCTGTGCCGATATTTGCTCAGAGTGTGCTGCACTTTACGGCAACGCAGACAGGACTATTGTTAGCGCCCGGTGCTTTAGCGTCTGCGATCGTTATGGTTTTATTAGGCAAACTGTCTAGTAAAATTGATGCCCGATTTTTAATTGCAATCGGCGCTGTCGGATTGTCTGGAGTCATGTTTCAACTAGCAGCAATTACCCCACAAACTGGCATAGATGATTTATTTTGGCCATTGGTATGGCGTGGGGCTGTTACCGTGTTGATGTTTCTCCCTTTGAGTTTGGCAGTTTTAGGCCCGCTACCCAAACAGGATATTTCTGCCGGCTCTGGTTTCTACAACCTCACCCGACAACTGGGTGGTAGCATCGGCATTGCTCTACTCACCACTTTGCTTGACCGACGAGAAGCTTTTCATCGAGCTATCCTCGTAGCAAAACTTAGTCCTTATGACCCAGAAACCAGTCAGCGCCTTGACTTCCTCAATGGGGCACTTCAAAGCCAAGGCATGGATGCGACAACGGCTCAACAACAAGCACTAGCTTTATTAAGTCAAACAGTAGATATTCAAGCTGCGGTTTTGTCTTACGCAGACTGCTTTCGAGTGGTAGGGATAGGGTTCCTTTGCTCATTACCTCTGTTGCTATTTCTGGGTAAAGGCGGTGCAGGAGCGAAAGCGCCAGTCGGGCACTAG
- a CDS encoding type II toxin-antitoxin system HicB family antitoxin produces the protein MMKREFNVIIERDADGYFVASVPNLPGCHTQAQTLDELMERIREAIELCLEFDEEQQDSLDFVGIQRVAVEI, from the coding sequence ATGATGAAGCGAGAATTTAATGTAATTATCGAACGAGATGCAGATGGCTACTTTGTTGCTTCCGTTCCAAATCTTCCTGGTTGTCATACGCAAGCCCAAACTTTAGATGAGTTAATGGAGCGTATTAGAGAAGCGATTGAACTTTGTTTAGAATTTGACGAAGAACAGCAGGATTCACTAGACTTTGTTGGTATTCAGCGAGTTGCAGTTGAGATATGA
- the psb30 gene encoding photosystem II reaction center protein Ycf12/Psb30 has translation MFDSLFNAFTSINWEVIFQLLSVALIVIAGPVVIFLLAFRNGNL, from the coding sequence ATGTTTGACTCTTTGTTTAACGCTTTTACCAGTATCAATTGGGAAGTTATTTTCCAATTGCTGTCCGTGGCACTAATTGTAATTGCTGGGCCAGTGGTAATCTTTTTGCTGGCATTTCGCAACGGCAACCTATAA
- a CDS encoding sulfate ABC transporter substrate-binding protein has product MSKSQQPTQLSKFLSEGMQAYVMKALQNIQLSYQHAIISWLNGRTVKSFVSLFLISIFFSLAVASCSGSSSASKNDVKLKLVSFSVTKAAHDQIIPKFVQKWKQEHNQNVTFEQSYGGSGAQAAAVIAGSQEADIVHLALPLDVNKIQQAGLIKTGWEIKSPRSGIVSRSVAAIVTREGNPKGINTWADLAKDGVTLIAANPKTSGIAIWEFLAFWGSVSLTGGDEATALDYVTKVYKNTPILTKDAREASDLFFQKGQGDVLINYENEVILAGKNGTKLPYVVPQVNISIDNPVAVVDKNIDKHGTREVAQAFVDFLYSTEAQREFAKLQYRPVNPSVTQEVASQHPPIKTLFTSQDLGGWDIIQKKFFGDGAIFDKVQAAKKA; this is encoded by the coding sequence ATGAGCAAGTCGCAACAACCGACACAATTAAGCAAATTTCTAAGTGAGGGGATGCAGGCTTATGTTATGAAAGCTTTGCAGAATATACAACTCTCGTATCAACACGCAATTATAAGTTGGTTGAATGGACGCACTGTAAAAAGCTTTGTAAGTCTGTTTCTAATAAGTATTTTTTTTAGTCTAGCAGTTGCCTCCTGTTCTGGAAGCAGTTCAGCTAGCAAAAATGATGTTAAGTTAAAACTCGTATCTTTCTCTGTCACCAAAGCGGCTCATGACCAGATAATTCCCAAATTTGTCCAAAAGTGGAAGCAAGAACACAACCAAAACGTCACATTTGAGCAAAGTTATGGAGGTTCTGGCGCTCAAGCGGCTGCTGTCATTGCCGGTTCGCAAGAAGCAGATATAGTACATTTGGCACTTCCCCTGGATGTCAACAAAATTCAACAAGCAGGTTTAATTAAAACAGGTTGGGAAATAAAATCACCGAGAAGTGGTATTGTTAGCAGATCGGTTGCTGCGATCGTCACCCGCGAAGGCAATCCCAAAGGCATCAATACTTGGGCAGACTTGGCAAAAGATGGCGTGACATTGATTGCGGCTAACCCAAAAACTTCTGGTATTGCTATCTGGGAATTCTTGGCTTTTTGGGGATCAGTAAGTCTAACGGGAGGTGACGAAGCCACAGCATTAGATTATGTCACCAAAGTTTATAAAAACACCCCTATTCTGACGAAAGATGCTCGTGAAGCTAGCGATTTATTTTTCCAAAAAGGTCAGGGTGATGTCTTAATCAACTACGAGAATGAGGTAATTTTAGCAGGAAAAAATGGGACTAAACTACCTTATGTTGTACCCCAAGTCAATATTTCCATTGATAATCCTGTAGCCGTAGTTGATAAAAACATTGATAAGCACGGTACAAGGGAAGTTGCACAAGCATTTGTTGATTTCCTTTACTCAACAGAAGCTCAACGGGAATTTGCAAAATTACAATATCGTCCTGTTAACCCTAGCGTTACTCAAGAAGTAGCATCACAACATCCGCCAATTAAAACTTTATTCACATCTCAAGATTTAGGTGGATGGGATATTATCCAGAAAAAGTTTTTTGGAGATGGGGCAATATTTGACAAAGTGCAAGCTGCGAAGAAAGCATGA
- a CDS encoding restriction endonuclease subunit R, which produces MTQTIQAKVIDLRYLIDNFGIELVLDGSFFREWQEDLPEISDLDKQLLDKVKTGYFNLLNYPPLLEDVVRMAFIDPLLFIGDFYLAPFYVKSEESIDIAVPDEDVIIKGRIDTLVLKEQFWVMIIESKRASFSVEQGLAQILAYMLGNPYTDKPSFGMIATGSEFIFVKLVKRNPPRYALSKGLLMRNPGNELYDVLRILKRLTQLVSA; this is translated from the coding sequence ATGACGCAAACAATCCAAGCAAAGGTCATCGACTTACGCTATTTAATCGATAACTTTGGTATTGAGTTAGTTTTAGATGGCTCATTCTTCCGTGAATGGCAAGAAGATTTACCAGAAATTAGTGATTTAGATAAACAACTTTTAGACAAGGTAAAAACGGGTTATTTTAATCTTCTTAATTACCCACCTTTACTAGAAGATGTAGTCAGAATGGCATTTATAGATCCATTGCTTTTTATTGGGGATTTTTATCTAGCTCCGTTTTATGTAAAATCAGAAGAATCTATAGATATTGCTGTACCAGATGAAGATGTAATTATCAAAGGTAGAATAGATACCTTAGTTTTAAAAGAGCAATTCTGGGTGATGATTATTGAGTCTAAAAGAGCTTCGTTTTCAGTGGAACAAGGACTCGCACAAATTCTTGCTTATATGTTAGGGAATCCATATACCGATAAACCTAGTTTTGGTATGATTGCCACGGGAAGCGAGTTTATTTTCGTCAAATTAGTGAAAAGAAATCCACCGCGTTATGCTTTATCAAAGGGTTTGTTGATGCGAAATCCTGGAAATGAGTTGTACGACGTACTACGTATACTGAAACGCCTGACTCAGTTAGTGAGTGCTTAA
- the pstB gene encoding phosphate ABC transporter ATP-binding protein PstB: MTYSNSRSQSDSATIDQEKSVFNVEGVKVFYGGFLALLDVYLKIPNKQIIAFIGPSGCGKSTLLRCFNRMNDLIPGAKVEGRLNYRDRNIYDPKINSVKLRRQVGMVFQRPNPFPKSIYENISFGPRANGYKGNIDELVEDSLRRAAIWDEVKDKLKEKGTALSGGQQQRLCIARAIAMKPDVLLMDEPCSALDPISSRQVEELCLELKEQYTIIMVTHNMQQASRVADFTAFFNTEIDEHGKRRGKLVEFNPTAQMFSSPQTKEAEDYISGRFG; the protein is encoded by the coding sequence ATGACTTATAGCAATAGTAGAAGTCAATCAGATAGTGCCACAATCGATCAAGAAAAGAGTGTCTTCAATGTTGAAGGTGTGAAAGTGTTTTATGGGGGATTTCTGGCACTTTTAGATGTCTATTTAAAGATTCCGAATAAACAAATTATTGCTTTTATTGGACCTTCAGGATGTGGTAAAAGTACTTTACTGCGTTGCTTCAATCGGATGAATGATTTAATCCCTGGAGCTAAGGTTGAGGGTAGACTGAATTATCGCGATCGCAATATTTACGATCCGAAGATCAATTCTGTAAAATTACGCCGCCAAGTCGGAATGGTTTTTCAAAGACCGAATCCTTTCCCCAAGTCAATATACGAAAATATTTCCTTTGGACCGCGTGCTAACGGTTATAAAGGTAACATCGATGAATTGGTGGAAGATTCCCTCAGACGCGCTGCTATCTGGGATGAAGTCAAAGACAAACTCAAAGAAAAGGGAACTGCATTATCTGGCGGACAACAGCAACGGCTTTGCATTGCTCGTGCGATCGCCATGAAGCCAGATGTATTATTAATGGATGAACCATGTTCTGCTCTCGACCCAATTTCTAGCCGCCAAGTTGAAGAACTCTGCTTAGAACTTAAGGAGCAATACACCATCATCATGGTGACACACAATATGCAGCAAGCTTCTAGAGTGGCAGATTTCACGGCTTTCTTCAATACAGAAATTGACGAGCATGGCAAACGTCGTGGCAAATTAGTTGAGTTTAACCCTACAGCCCAAATGTTCAGTTCTCCTCAAACTAAAGAAGCTGAAGATTACATCAGTGGACGCTTTGGTTAA
- the sbcD gene encoding exonuclease subunit SbcD: protein MIKILHLSDIHMGSGFSHGRINPATGLNTRLEDFVNTLSICIDRALTDTVDMVIFGGDAFPDATPPPYVQQAFASQFRRLMDANIPTVLLVGNHDQHSQGQGGASLNIYRTLGVPGFVVGDALTTHCIQTRNGKVQVITLPWLTRSTLMTRQETEGLSLAEVNQLLTERLRVVIEGEIRRLDPDVPTILLAHLMADNATLGAERFLAVGKGFTLPLSLLTRPCFDYVALGHVHRHQNLNKSNNPPVIYPGSIERVDFSEEKEDKGYVMLELERGRAEWEFCPLTVRTFRTIEVDVSKADDPQAVLMKAIAKYNIQDAVVRLIYKLRSEQMDLIDSSSLHTALSPAHTYTIQAELLSQLARPRIPELSASSSIDPMEALKTYLNNREDLKDIATSMMDAAQKLLADEVEVWLETATNE from the coding sequence ATGATTAAAATCCTCCATCTCTCCGACATCCACATGGGAAGCGGCTTCTCCCACGGACGAATTAATCCCGCGACTGGATTAAATACACGATTGGAGGATTTTGTCAATACCTTGTCTATATGTATTGACCGAGCGCTGACAGATACTGTTGATATGGTGATATTTGGTGGCGATGCTTTCCCAGATGCGACACCACCGCCTTATGTACAACAAGCTTTTGCTAGCCAGTTTCGCCGTCTCATGGATGCCAATATTCCAACAGTGCTGTTGGTAGGCAACCACGACCAACATTCCCAAGGACAGGGAGGGGCGAGTTTAAATATTTACCGCACTTTAGGAGTGCCAGGGTTTGTTGTCGGTGATGCATTAACTACGCACTGCATCCAAACCCGCAATGGCAAAGTGCAAGTAATTACCCTGCCTTGGCTGACTCGTTCAACTTTGATGACTCGTCAAGAGACTGAAGGTTTGTCTTTGGCGGAAGTCAACCAACTATTAACGGAACGTCTGCGAGTTGTTATAGAAGGGGAAATTCGCCGCCTTGACCCCGATGTGCCTACTATCCTTTTGGCTCACTTGATGGCTGACAATGCTACCTTGGGCGCAGAACGCTTTTTGGCAGTAGGTAAAGGCTTTACTCTACCCCTATCTTTGCTGACGCGACCTTGTTTTGATTATGTAGCGTTGGGACACGTCCACCGCCACCAAAATCTGAATAAATCCAACAACCCGCCAGTAATTTATCCAGGAAGTATTGAGCGAGTAGATTTTAGTGAAGAAAAAGAAGACAAAGGCTATGTAATGCTGGAACTAGAGCGGGGGAGGGCTGAATGGGAATTTTGTCCTTTGACAGTTCGGACTTTCCGCACCATTGAAGTGGATGTCTCAAAAGCAGATGATCCGCAAGCGGTGTTAATGAAAGCGATCGCTAAATATAATATTCAAGATGCTGTAGTGCGGCTAATTTATAAACTCCGCTCCGAACAGATGGATTTAATTGACAGTTCCTCTTTACATACTGCTTTAAGTCCCGCTCATACCTACACCATTCAAGCAGAATTACTGAGTCAATTAGCCAGACCCCGAATTCCTGAATTGAGTGCAAGTAGTAGCATCGACCCAATGGAAGCGTTAAAAACTTACTTGAATAATCGCGAAGACCTTAAAGATATTGCAACCTCAATGATGGATGCAGCCCAAAAGTTGCTAGCAGATGAAGTGGAAGTTTGGCTAGAAACAGCAACTAATGAGTAG